Proteins encoded by one window of Mustelus asterias unplaced genomic scaffold, sMusAst1.hap1.1 HAP1_SCAFFOLD_733, whole genome shotgun sequence:
- the LOC144487323 gene encoding uncharacterized protein LOC144487323, with amino-acid sequence MEKPWKCADCGKRYRAPSLLAAHRRSHTGERPFTCSQCEKGFIQLSSLRTHERVHTGERPFTCSECGKGFTQSSHLQTHQRVHTGERPFTCSQCGKGFIQLSSLQRHQRVHTGERPFTCSQCGKGFTQLSSLRTHQRVHTGERLFTCSHCGEGFTCSSNLRTHQRVHTGERPFTCSQCGKGFTQLSSLQRHQRVHTGERPFTCSQCGKGFSVSSRLLRHQQVHE; translated from the coding sequence atggagaaaccgtggaaatgtgcagactgtgggaagagatacagagccccatctctgctggcagctcatcggcgcagccacactggggagagaccattcacctgctctcagtgtgagaagggattcattcagttatccagcctgcggacacacgagcgagttcacactggggagaggccattcacctgctcggaatgtgggaagggattcacgcagtcatcccacctgcagacacaccagcgagttcacactggggagaggccattcacttgctctcagtgtgggaagggattcattcagttatccagcctgcagagacaccagcgagttcacactggagagaggccgttcacctgctctcagtgtgggaagggattcactcagttatccagcctgcggacacaccagcgagttcacactggggagaggctgttcacctgctctcattgtggggagggattcacttgttcatctaacctgcggacacaccagcgggttcacactggggagaggccattcacctgctctcagtgtgggaagggattcactcagttatccagcctgcagagacaccagcgagttcacactggcgagaggccgtttacctgctctcagtgtgggaagggtttcagcgtttcatcccggctgctgagacaccagcaagttcacgagtga